A DNA window from Flavisolibacter ginsenosidimutans contains the following coding sequences:
- a CDS encoding alpha/beta fold hydrolase: MQTKEFNYNGKKILYRTAGKGPLVVLLHGFGEDGTIWKNQFDIFPNYQLLVPDLPGSGGSERIDDMSTEGLAEAIYALIKSLTPGEAILIGHSMGGYVTLAFAAKFPEALNAFGLFHSTAYADNEAKKDGRRKGIAAMNEQGAEAFLKTFVPNLYSPVIKEKNPALIDKHLNAVRNFSAESLVKYFEAMMQRPDRTTVLENSSVPVLFVMSEHDAAVPLEDSLKQCHLPPLSFVHLLQASGHMGMVEEAEEANKILIAFINAVETIA, translated from the coding sequence ATGCAGACAAAAGAATTTAATTACAACGGCAAAAAGATTCTCTACCGCACGGCAGGCAAGGGGCCGTTAGTGGTATTGCTGCACGGTTTCGGCGAAGACGGTACGATCTGGAAGAACCAATTCGATATCTTTCCAAATTATCAATTGCTCGTTCCCGATTTGCCGGGCAGCGGCGGGAGTGAAAGGATTGACGACATGAGCACGGAAGGCTTGGCGGAAGCAATTTATGCTCTGATCAAGAGCCTCACCCCCGGTGAGGCCATTCTCATCGGCCACAGCATGGGCGGTTATGTGACGCTTGCCTTTGCTGCAAAATTTCCCGAAGCTTTAAACGCCTTTGGTCTTTTTCATTCCACGGCTTATGCCGACAACGAAGCAAAAAAGGACGGCAGGCGCAAAGGCATTGCGGCAATGAATGAACAGGGCGCTGAAGCGTTTTTAAAAACCTTTGTGCCGAATTTGTACAGCCCGGTAATAAAGGAGAAAAATCCGGCTTTGATTGACAAACACCTGAACGCCGTACGCAACTTTTCGGCGGAAAGTCTCGTTAAGTATTTTGAAGCCATGATGCAGCGGCCCGATAGAACAACGGTCTTGGAAAACAGCAGTGTGCCGGTGCTTTTTGTGATGAGTGAACACGACGCGGCCGTGCCACTGGAGGACAGTTTGAAACAATGCCATCTTCCCCCGTTGTCGTTCGTTCATCTTCTTCAGGCCTCCGGTCACATGGGAATGGTGGAAGAGGCGGAAGAAGCGAATAAAATTTTAATAGCGTTTATAAATGCGGTTGAAACCATAGCCTAA